The stretch of DNA CAAGGCTTGTATCAAGCCGATGTTTCGGGCGCGTTGGGGCCGCATTATCACCATAGGCTCAGTGGTAGGAGCTAGCGGCAACTCAGGACAGACTAATTACACTGCTGCCAAAGCAGGGATTGTTGGATTCAGTAAATCACTTGCACAGGAGATGGCAAGCCGGGGTATTACAGTGAATGTGGTAGCCCCTGGTTTTATTGATACCGATATGACCAGCATTCTGCCTGATATGGTTAAAGATGAAATGCTGAAAAGAATACCCATGAAACGTCTGGGTTCTGTTGATGATATTGCACAAACAGTGGCTTTTCTGGCCTCTGACTGCGCCAAATATATCACTGGAGAGACTATTCACGTGAATGGTGGAATGTACATGGATTAATTTCTTGCGTTCTTGCAAGAATTGAATAAACTACCTTCATCAATTTTTTTAACAAAGAGGAAACACTAGTTATGAGTACAGTTGAAGAGCGGGTTCGTAAAATTGTTGTCGAACAATTAGGCGTTAAAGAAGAAGAGTTGAAAAACAATGCTTCTTTCGTTGATGATCTGGGTGCTGATTCATTAGACACTGTTGAA from Legionella quinlivanii encodes:
- the fabG gene encoding 3-oxoacyl-ACP reductase FabG — encoded protein: MNLQGKIALVTGATRGIGMAISKTLARQGAYVIGTATTESGSQTISDYFKQEGLSGEGVSLDVTNKDAIEHLMSQLSDQEKLPGILVNNAGITCDNLLLRMDDEEWLKVIETNLTAVFRMSKACIKPMFRARWGRIITIGSVVGASGNSGQTNYTAAKAGIVGFSKSLAQEMASRGITVNVVAPGFIDTDMTSILPDMVKDEMLKRIPMKRLGSVDDIAQTVAFLASDCAKYITGETIHVNGGMYMD
- the acpP gene encoding acyl carrier protein; this translates as MSTVEERVRKIVVEQLGVKEEELKNNASFVDDLGADSLDTVELVMALEEEFETEIPDEKAEKITTIQEAIDYIESNLNKEEA